GCATGGCCGAATCGACCGTCTACGCCGCTTATGCAAAGAACGGCTTCTACATGCAGCTCGTCCGGAACAAGCTGCCGGCCTGGCTGGAGCGGGTGCCGCTGCCCAAGGATTCACCGTATCGCATGTACCGCGTGATCGGCTGACGGTCAGACCTTGAAGCTGACCATGATGCCGTCGATCACGAACTGGGCGGCGAGCGCGGCCAGGATGACGCCGAGCAGGCGGGTCAGCATCGCTTCGAGCTTCTGACCGATCAGGCGCATCAGCGGGCCGGCGGCGAGCAGGGCGAGCAGGGTCAGCAGCATCACCGAGGCCAGCGCGCCGAGCACAATCGCGGTCTCGTGAACGCCGTGGCTGCGCGCCACAAGCAGCATGATCGACGCAATCGAGCCGGGCCCGGCGATCATCGGGATCGCCATCGGGAAGACCGAGATGTCGTCATGCGTCGGATCGGAATTGACCTCCTGGGCGCGGGTCTCGCGGCGCTGGGTCCGTTTCTCGAACACCATCTCCAGTGCGATCAGGAACAGCATGATGCCGCCGGCGATGCGGAACGCCGCCAGGCTGACTCCGAGCGCCCGCAGCAGATCTTCGCCGAGCAGGCCGAAGAACAGCAGGATTCCGAAGGCGATCGCAACCGAGCGCCAGGCCATGGCGAAACGGTGGGTGGCGGGGGTGTCGCGGGTGAGGCCGGCGAAGATCGGCGCGCAGCCGGGCGGATCGATGATGACGAAGAAGGTGACGAAGGCGGAGACGAAGAGCTCGATCACGCCACTCGCCCCATGTTCACAATCCCTCGGGAGCCGGAAGCCCCGCACGTGCGCAGGCCGCGACCAGCGTGTTGCGGAGCAGGACGGCGATGGTCATCGGCCCGACACCGCCCGGCACCGGCGTGATCGCCCCGGCGACCGCGGCCGCGCTGGCGAAATCGACGTCGCCGACCAGCCGTCCCTTGCCGCCGTCGTCACCGCCCAGCCGGTTGATGCCGACGTCGATCACCGTCGCGCCCGGCTTCAGCCAGTCGCCCGTGATCATCTCGGCGCGGCCGACGGCGGCGACGACGATGTCGGCGCGGCGGACCACGTCCGGCAGGTTGCGGGTGCGGCTGTGGGCGACGGTCACGGTGCAGCTCTCCGCCAGCAGCAGCTGCGCCATCGGCTTGCCGACGATGTTCGAACGGCCGATCACCACCGCATCCAGCCCGGAAAGGTCCCCGAGCCGGTCCTTGAGCAGCATCAGGCAGCCGAGCGGCGTGCATGGCACCAGCCCGGCCTCGCCGACCGCAAGCCGTCCCGCGCTGATCACGTGGAAACCGTCGACATCCTTGTCGGGATCGATCGCCTCGATCACCGCCTTGTCGTCGATCCCTGCCGGAAGCGGTAGCTGGACGAGGATCCCGTCGACATTGTCGTCGCCGTTAAGCTGCTCGACGAGGGCGATCAGCTCTTCCTGGCTGGCGGTGTCGGGCAGCCGATGCTCGAAGCTCGCCATGCCGGCCGCCAGCGTCGCCTTGTTCTTGGAGCGGACGTAGACGTGGCTCGCCGGGTCCTCGCCGACCAGCACCACGGCAAGGCCGGGCGCACGTCCCAGCGCGGCCGCGAAGGCCGGTACCTTTTCGGCGACCCGTTCGCGAAGCCGCGCGGCGAAGGTCTTCCCGTCGATCAGGTCGGCGCCCATCGGATCCTCAGGTGTAGAGCGAGACGAGAAGGCCGGGGAGAAGGTAATCCTTCACGATGATGATCAGCAGGATCACCACCATCGGCGACAGGTCGATACCCCCGAAATCCGGCATGATCCGGCGGATCGGCCGGTAGAGCGGCTCGGTGAGGCGGTCCAGGGCGGTGAGGAAGGAGCGCATGCCGTCATTGTGGGTGTTGATGACGTTGAAGGCGATCAACCAGCTCAGGATCGCCTGGAGGATGATGACGTACATCACCACCGTAAGCAGCAGATTGGCAATTCCGAAGAGGGCCGGCAACATTCTATTCTCCCCGAGCGAGAGGCCCATGTAGGGGCCTGCGCCCGGTCGGGCAATGGATCACGGCGCGAAGCGCAGCGGATCGGCGCGGGCGAGAAGAATGGCGAAGGTGTCGCCCTCGGCGGTCCATTCGTCCGTCACGGTCCAGCCGCCCGCGGTGAGCAGCAGCCGCGCATCCCGCGGGCCGTATTTGTGGCTGTTCTCGGTGTGGATGGTTTCGCCGCGCCGCATCTCGAAGCGCGCACCCGCCACTTCGAAGCGGACGTCCTCCATCGCCTCGAGGTGCATCTCGATGCGCGACAGGCCGTCATTCCAGATCGCGCGATGCGCGAAGGCCTCGACCGGCACATCGCCGTCGAGCTCCCGGTTGATCCGGTGGAGGAGGTTCAGGTTGAACGCTGCGGTGACACCCTGGGCATCGTCATAGGCGGCGAGCAGGGTCTCGATCGGCTTCACCCGGTCCATCGCGATCAGCAGAAAGGCGCCGACGCCGAGCGTCTGGCGCATCGCCCGCAGCAGGTCGACCGCCGTGCCGGGCACCATGTTGCCGATCGTCGAACCGGGAAAGAAGCCGAGCTTCCGCCGCATCGCGACCGCCGCCGGCAGTTGGAAGGGCCGCATGAAATCGGCCTCGACCGGGTGGATGGGAAGGCTTGGGAACAGCCCCTGCAGCGCGTCCGCTGACTGGCGCAGGAACGCGCCGGAAATGTCGACGGGCACATAGGCCGCCGGCGCGACGGCGCGGAGCAGCAATGGCGTCTTGGTGGATGAGCCGGAGCCGAACTCGACGACCACGTCGCCGGTGCCGGCGATCCGCGCGACATCGCCGGCGTGCCTGTCGAGCAGGGCGAAGTCGGTGCGGGTCAGATAATATTCGGGCAATTCGGTGATCGCCTCGAACAATTCGGATCCGCGATGATCGTACAGCCAGCGCGCCGGGATCGCCCGGATCGGCGCGGCGAGGCCGGCCAGCACGTCGGCCCGGAATGCAGGATCGGTCGGCGGGCGGCGAAGCTCGTTCATCGGATGTCCCTTGCGAGGCGCAGGCCGCAAAATTGCCAGCGTTGGTGGGGGTAGAAGAAGTTGCGGTAGGATGCCCGCACATGCCCCCGCGGCGTCGCACAGCTGCCGCCGCGCAGCACGAACTGATTGACCATGAATTTGCCGTTATATTCGCCGACCGTGCCTTCGGCGGCACGGAAGCCGGGGTAGGGCGTGAACGGGCTGGCCGTCCACTCCCAGACATCGCCGAACATCTGCTTCAGCCGGGTCTCGCCGTGGGCTGGCCGGGGGCGAACGGCGCCCGGCCGATCCAGCTGGTTGCCGGCGAGCGGATCGCAGCCCGTGGCGGCGGCTTCCCACTCCGCTTCGGTCGGCAGGCGCGCGCCCGCCCAGCGGGCGAACGCGTCCGCCTCGTACCAGCTGACATGGGCGACCGGCTCGGCGGGATCGACCGGGTGGAGCCCGTCCAGCCCGTAGCGGAAATAACCGTCGGCGCCCGCATCCCAGTAAAGCGGCGCGCGGATGGCATTGCGCTTCACCCAGTCCCAGCCGTCGGCAGTCCAGTGGCCGGGCGTCTCGTACCCGCCCGCCTCGATGAAGCGGATCCACTCGCCGCTGGTGACGGCGCGGTCGGCAAGTTCGAACGGCCGCAGCAGAACCGGGTGGCGCGGCGTCTCGCAATCGAATGCGAAACCGTCGCCGCCATTGCCGATTTCGGCAGTTCCCCCGCCGAAGCGGGCTCCGCCCATCGCTTCGGCGGCGTCGGGTCGCTCCTCCTCGCGCGGCCAGAGCGCAATGCCGAGCGGGTTTTCCGAAAAGGTCGCGAGCAGATCGGTCAGCATCAATTCCTGATGCTGCTGTTCGTGATGGAGGCCGAGCTCGAGCAAGTGCAGCGCTGGCGCGGGAAGCAGGGTGAAGGCGCCGAGCACCGCCTCCTCGATGCGCTCGCGATAGTCGAGGATCTCGGCGAGCGACGGGCGGCTGAGCATGCCGCGCTTGGCGCGGGGATGCCGCGCGCCCTCGCCATCATAATAGGAATTGAACAGATAGGCCCAGCGCTCGTCCTGCCGCCGATAGCCCTCGACATGGTCGCGCAGAACGAAGGTCTCGAAGAACCAGGTGGTGTGGGCGAGATGCCATTTCGCCGGGGAAGCATCGGGGCAGGGTTGAAGGGTCGCGTCGGCGTCGGAAAGCGGTGCCGCGATCCCGCGGCTCAGCGCCCGCACCGCCTCGAAGCGGTCGCGAAGCGATGAGCCCTGCGAAAGGGATGAGCCCTGCGAAGTGGTAACCTGTGTCGCCATTGTCTTTCCCCCCGGACGAGGAGTCTTGCCATCATCCTGATGCAGGTTAACCGCGCGTCGCGCCCGGCTGCCAGAGAATATCGCCGCCATCGGCCTGCGCGACGCGGCGCGCGAGCACGAACAGATGATCCGAGAGGCGGTTCAGATAGGTGAGTGCGAGCGGGTTGAGGGGCATCTCGGCCGCGGCGGCAACCGCCGAGCGCTCGGCCCTGCGGACGATGGCGCGGGCGAGATGAATGTGGGCGCCGCCGCCGCTGCCCCCGGGGAGGATGAAGCTGCGGAGCGGCTCCAGCGCGGCGTTCATCGCGTCGATTTCCGCTTCCAGACGATCGATCTGCGCCTGCACGATCCGCAGGCTCATCTCGGTCGGCGCGAAATCCTCGCCCGGGGTGGCGAGATCGGCGCCGAGATCGAACATCTCGTTCTGAATCGCGCCGAGCATCGCCTGATGGTCGGCGCCCCTGACGTGGAGCGCAGCGATGCCGATCGCGCAATTGGCTTCGTCGACGTCGCCGATCGCCTGCGCCCGCGGATGCGCCTTGGAGATGCGCGATCCGTCGGCGAGCCCGGTCAGGCCTTCGTCACCCGTGCGGGTGTAGATTCGATTGAGCCGGACCAGCGATCAGGACCTTCCGCTCGCCATCATCAAGAACAGGATGATGAACACGATCGCGATCGCCTGATACATGATCCGCTTGCGCATCAGTTGCTGCGAGCGTTCGC
The nucleotide sequence above comes from Sphingosinicella sp. BN140058. Encoded proteins:
- a CDS encoding MarC family protein, which gives rise to MIELFVSAFVTFFVIIDPPGCAPIFAGLTRDTPATHRFAMAWRSVAIAFGILLFFGLLGEDLLRALGVSLAAFRIAGGIMLFLIALEMVFEKRTQRRETRAQEVNSDPTHDDISVFPMAIPMIAGPGSIASIMLLVARSHGVHETAIVLGALASVMLLTLLALLAAGPLMRLIGQKLEAMLTRLLGVILAALAAQFVIDGIMVSFKV
- the folD gene encoding bifunctional methylenetetrahydrofolate dehydrogenase/methenyltetrahydrofolate cyclohydrolase FolD, with the translated sequence MGADLIDGKTFAARLRERVAEKVPAFAAALGRAPGLAVVLVGEDPASHVYVRSKNKATLAAGMASFEHRLPDTASQEELIALVEQLNGDDNVDGILVQLPLPAGIDDKAVIEAIDPDKDVDGFHVISAGRLAVGEAGLVPCTPLGCLMLLKDRLGDLSGLDAVVIGRSNIVGKPMAQLLLAESCTVTVAHSRTRNLPDVVRRADIVVAAVGRAEMITGDWLKPGATVIDVGINRLGGDDGGKGRLVGDVDFASAAAVAGAITPVPGGVGPMTIAVLLRNTLVAACARAGLPAPEGL
- a CDS encoding YggT family protein, giving the protein MLPALFGIANLLLTVVMYVIILQAILSWLIAFNVINTHNDGMRSFLTALDRLTEPLYRPIRRIMPDFGGIDLSPMVVILLIIIVKDYLLPGLLVSLYT
- the egtD gene encoding L-histidine N(alpha)-methyltransferase, giving the protein MNELRRPPTDPAFRADVLAGLAAPIRAIPARWLYDHRGSELFEAITELPEYYLTRTDFALLDRHAGDVARIAGTGDVVVEFGSGSSTKTPLLLRAVAPAAYVPVDISGAFLRQSADALQGLFPSLPIHPVEADFMRPFQLPAAVAMRRKLGFFPGSTIGNMVPGTAVDLLRAMRQTLGVGAFLLIAMDRVKPIETLLAAYDDAQGVTAAFNLNLLHRINRELDGDVPVEAFAHRAIWNDGLSRIEMHLEAMEDVRFEVAGARFEMRRGETIHTENSHKYGPRDARLLLTAGGWTVTDEWTAEGDTFAILLARADPLRFAP
- the egtB gene encoding ergothioneine biosynthesis protein EgtB gives rise to the protein MATQVTTSQGSSLSQGSSLRDRFEAVRALSRGIAAPLSDADATLQPCPDASPAKWHLAHTTWFFETFVLRDHVEGYRRQDERWAYLFNSYYDGEGARHPRAKRGMLSRPSLAEILDYRERIEEAVLGAFTLLPAPALHLLELGLHHEQQHQELMLTDLLATFSENPLGIALWPREEERPDAAEAMGGARFGGGTAEIGNGGDGFAFDCETPRHPVLLRPFELADRAVTSGEWIRFIEAGGYETPGHWTADGWDWVKRNAIRAPLYWDAGADGYFRYGLDGLHPVDPAEPVAHVSWYEADAFARWAGARLPTEAEWEAAATGCDPLAGNQLDRPGAVRPRPAHGETRLKQMFGDVWEWTASPFTPYPGFRAAEGTVGEYNGKFMVNQFVLRGGSCATPRGHVRASYRNFFYPHQRWQFCGLRLARDIR
- a CDS encoding cob(I)yrinic acid a,c-diamide adenosyltransferase, encoding MVRLNRIYTRTGDEGLTGLADGSRISKAHPRAQAIGDVDEANCAIGIAALHVRGADHQAMLGAIQNEMFDLGADLATPGEDFAPTEMSLRIVQAQIDRLEAEIDAMNAALEPLRSFILPGGSGGGAHIHLARAIVRRAERSAVAAAAEMPLNPLALTYLNRLSDHLFVLARRVAQADGGDILWQPGATRG
- a CDS encoding HIG1 domain-containing protein, whose product is MDVFLFLLILLAAGATLFVLAKGVIGMAQQKDLTGERSQQLMRKRIMYQAIAIVFIILFLMMASGRS